GGAATAATGATAATCCATATCGAGCAGCTGGAGGGATCATGTCAACTGCCGATGATATCTTAAAGTTTTTAGCATATCAAATGGACCCAGCTAATTCTTATTTATCTGTTATATATCAAAAATACTTTGAAGAGAATAAGCACATATTTACAGGCTTTTCATGGAATTCATTTCTAGATGGTAAATATTACTGGCATCATGGTGGTATGGGTTATTATAGAGCATCAGTCCTACTTGATCATAAAAGAAAAATTGCAGTTGCTGTTTTTGCAAATATCAAAGGCAAAAGAATTCAAAGGATGGGCAGATTAACATCTCAACTTTATAGATGCTTAAAAAGAAATAAGAATAGTTTATTTGAGTATTTAGATACTTATGGACAATTAAAAGATAAAGAACTAGAGGTAAATTTTAATGAAGCATGAATGGCGTAAAAAGGAGAAAACCACATACATTCCCAAAAATATTCCAACACTTATAGATGTTCCACCTATGAAATATTTTACAATTGAGGGTATAGGTAATCCTAATAGTGCTCTTTTTGCAATTGACATTGCTGCATTATATGCAATGAGTTATGCATTAAGAATGGCACCTAAAGCAGGCATACAAGTAAAAGACTACATAGAATATACAGTTTATCCCCTAGAAGGTCTATGGAGTTTAACCAAAGAAGGTATAAAGCTATATAAACAAGGGGTTCCAATAACTAAATTAAAAGATTATTTTGCATATAAACTTATGATTAGACAACCTGATTTTGTAACAGAAGATCTTTATCATCAATTTAAAAA
The sequence above is drawn from the Mariniplasma anaerobium genome and encodes:
- a CDS encoding GyrI-like domain-containing protein; the protein is MKHEWRKKEKTTYIPKNIPTLIDVPPMKYFTIEGIGNPNSALFAIDIAALYAMSYALRMAPKAGIQVKDYIEYTVYPLEGLWSLTKEGIKLYKQGVPITKLKDYFAYKLMIRQPDFVTEDLYHQFKKSAHQKTKNDRILNVKLETITEGLSCQMLHIGSYDNEPLSFEKMEKYCIDNGYHRLSKDHKEIYLSDARKVAPDKLKTTLRFQITKDI